One Oncorhynchus keta strain PuntledgeMale-10-30-2019 chromosome 34, Oket_V2, whole genome shotgun sequence genomic window, ACATATCACACTTACCATAGTAAAATGACATTTTGCCTGATACAGCAATGCCTCTTTTCAGCAATGTGATTTCTATTACCCATGGAATGCTGCAGTTTTGGACTTTTTATAAACACTGGTCATTGTTTGAGACTTCCTTGTGCCCTGTAGTTTGGAGGTTCACTGACTGAGCAATGTTTATAGTCAGAATGGTTTCTTGAAGGGAAGGCTCGCCTCCAACTGAAGGCGAGTTCAATAATGTCCTTGTGTAGAGCTTTTCTGGCTTATGTCTTGCCTTAAATGTTTGCCAACTTTATAATTGAGCTGTCAAGGTTCCCTAATTCAATGCTAGTACTTTTTGCAATGAGCATTTTTCTGTGGTGCTTTTTGTAAAAGCATTCTTTATTGCCCATCGTGATAGGAGTGACGGCCAGTTAACTGAATCTGTGGCTGTGCACAATAGCACAAGTAAAGATTTGCTATTAGGAGTGTGCTGTGTAGGTAGAAAACAGAGACTCATCTGCGTCATCCCAACATGTTATCTTGTTGCCATGATTCAATGCAGATGTGATCACCCACAATAGTGGTCATGGGTGAGTGAGACATGGCCAGGCAGAAGGGTCAACTGGAAAATAATTTTCCACAGAGGTGTTGCCCTTTACAAAAACAGGCTTCCACATGGGCACTATGAAAGGGTCAGTGGGGTTATGGTCCATCTTTTCTTTTGTGTGTTAGCTGTTAAGATTACATTTAACACACTTGAATAATTTTTCCTGGCCCTATAACGTTACATTTCACAATACCTGCCTGCTGTACAAATGGATCATAATTTGATGACAGTTCAGGTTTACATTTTCATCCGTTTTTGCTTCTTTTTGATTCTATTTAGGTTTGGCTGGACGTGTAAGGCAAGTTGAAGAGTCCCCCTTGGTCCAGTGGTCTTGTCGGGGAGGGCGGatccacttttttttttttttttttttcctaccCTGATGCCGCCCTGTAAATTCATGATCACATGACCTTGGATATGGACGCAGTCCTGTCCGACTTTGTCCGTTCCACTGGAGCCGAACCAGGACTAGCCAGAGACCTGCTAGAGGGTGAGTTGCAAGGCATTCTGGGGTAAAATAGATGGTTTTATGGAAAACTGCTTGTGAGGGGTATACATTGAGCAGTGCACCTCCCAGTTAGAGCTGTTGGTTAGGTAAGCTATCATGTAAAAGGAGGAAGTTAAATCCAGAAGAGACTCAACTCTTGTTGCCTTGCAGCAGCACAAGTTGCAGGTAAGAATATGGGTTCAAAATGTAATGCACTGCAGTAGCTATACGGTGGTGAGAGACTAGACGTGCTCAAAATTCAAGTATTTACTCAAGCAATGGAATGTGTCAGTGGCCTTTACATAACAGTCGCTATGGTTCTGACATGGTAAATATTCATACTAATGACTGTTGAGTGGATCTGACTTTTATAGAATGCGTTGGCTTTTTCGGTCAGGTTTGACTTGTCCTTTCCATTTGCAGGGAAGAACTGGGATCTCACCGCTGCCCTCAGTGACTTTGAACAGCTGCGACAAGTGCATGCTGGGAACCTGTCGTACTCTTTTGCTGAGGAGAGGACGTACCCAGGCCCGGAGAAGGAGATGGCCAGAGTGGGGCGCCCCCTTCTTCACCGTCAAGAGGAGGTGCTGcaaggtgaaaacagtggtaagtaaaacaaatatatattttgggcATAATGTCACTTATTTACAACCACTTATCTGTTGTCCTCTTGTTCTCCTCATTGTGATAAAGTAGAACCCTCtccttttgttttgttagttcACTTTTTATTTTTGTCAATTCTCTCAAGTCAGCCTTCCTTGTATACTTTCCTCTTGTCCAATTTCTCTTTCCTACCCCTTCCCACAACTAACCTAAactcctctttctttcttgtgGTACCTCCCTCCGCAGCCACAGAGAAGCGTCTATCGAGAGGCATCTCCCATGCCAGCTCTACCATCGTGTCCCTGGCACGGTCACACGTCTCCAGTACGGGCAACTGTAGTAGTGAGCCCCTTCTGGACACGCCACTGTGCACATTCCAGCTGCCCGACCTCACCGTGTACCGGGATGACTTTCGTGGCTTCATCGAGAGGGACCTCATCGAGCAATCTATGATGGTGGCCCTAGAGCACTCCGGTGAGTTTAACTGCACGGGTCCCACTGCTGCCACCAATTACAAATAAATGACTTTATTAACTTCTGAGGCAATCTTGTTAATTGTGTCGTGTAGGTGACCGTCTACACCATAGCTTCTCAGTACTAGACGTGCATGCTGAATTGTTTTTTAGTGTGAATGAAACCGCGAGTGCCTGTTCTGTTTACATTAAGGCCGACTCAATTGGTGGACACGGGTGGGACCTAACTGTCAGAGTCTATTGCCATTGGCGACGAGTGGGGACGGAAACTGCCTGTTACATGCAGCGTCATTGGGTGAGTGTCATAGCCTTTCAAACAAGATCCAAATCTAACGTGTTAGGTCATACTCTCCTATGTCAATCAATGATGAGAGCTTCATTGTTAGCTGAAGTAAGCCCTTGAATAATTGTGGTACACATTATAGCTAAGCATCAGTGTCCTACTGGAGAGGCTTAGCCCAGAGCAGTTAATTAGGATCCAATTGAGGTGTAAGCATTGTAGCTAAAATGCCTTGTAATCCATCCTTAGAAATTGGGCTTTATTTGTGATATTCCTGAAGCTACAGCCCATAATGGCACACCAGGCTAATTAAGAACACAACTCCCACATCAAACAACTTGCCTTTTGCCTTGAGTAAGGTTAGGATGTAACCACTGGTTTTCCTTTCTTTGAGATGGTGTTGTTTATACTATGTGCCTGTACGGCCTTGCAGGTATGTGGGGCTTTCATGACCGTGACCTGATGCTGCGGAAGTCTCTGTATGCACTGATGGACCACGGCCAGGAGAGGGAGTCGCTGAGACGCAGGTGGAGGTGGCAGCAGACCCTGCAGAACAAAGAGGTGGGTGATTCACTAGGTTGGATCCATGTGAAACTTTGTCCAAGGGATTGTTTACAGTCCAAACTTCCATTTCAGTgtattgaagtgtgtgtgtgtgtgtccacagtcTGGTCTGGTGTACACAGAGGAGGAGTGGCAGAAGGAGTGGAATGAGCTGCTAAAACTGGCCTCCAGTGAACCTAGGATACACTACAGCACCAATGGCAGCAATGGGTAAGACCTGTCTCGGACACCTCTCGCACGCATTATTTATGTTAAGTATGTATACTATTATATTACGTTTGAGGCATGCCAAATGGAGTTATGGCCCATCATGAGCCTCTGTTTTGGAACAAAGACTAAGATGGTAAGAGGAAAATGTTATATAGTGGCTACCTATGTCACTTCCTGCGTGTTTCCTGATCTGACCCCGTTCGTTTCCTATGTGCAGGACGGAGTCATCAGAGGAGCCTGTGTACGAGAGTCTGGAGGAGTTCCATGTGTTCGTCCTGGCCCATGTCTTGAGGAGGCCCATAGTAGTGGTGGCAGACACCATGCTCAGGGACTCTGGAGGAGAGGGTAAGGTGACACATGTTGATATTACCAATTTGGCCGCCTTACATCCATAAGCTGTGCTTTATGAACTTTAGTGTTGTAACTGATTGTGATGTTTTATGCTGAAtgttgttctcctcctccttccttccctcgccAGCTTTTGCCCCAATCCCATTCGGAGGGATCTATCTGCCCCTGGAGGTGCCAGCTGCCAAGTGCCATCGCTCGCCCTTAGTGCTGGCGTACGACCAGGCCCACTTCTCTGCCCTCGTCTCCATGGAGCAGAAGGACGGCTCGAAAGAGCAAGGTAATGTAATGTTTTTATCATCCTCTTAGCTACCTATTACAACAAAACCAACACGTTTCATAGTGAAGTGGACCACATGAATAGACTATACCTCACCACGGTGGAAATTAGAGGAACTGCACATCAGTCATCAGGGGTACCTGTGACATCTGATTTCTTTGTGACATTGGAAGTTTTGGTTTCAAGTAATTCCCTTGACTGACAGTTTTGTTTGTAAAGTATCACTCACTTGACACTCCGACTGAAGAGTAGCATTCTGATCTCACAACATCAGTCAAACACTCACGCAGAAGTTGGCTTGccacttccagacacaaatgagagaacacctccctctgaccattttactcaccctagaaAAGCTGGTTAGCCTTCTCTTATCAAGAAGGGTTAATGACTGtaacaataaaacatttttagcCAGTCTTTACTGAAACATGTCAACTGGGTGTATGTCATTTGTAAATTCCTCAATTATTCTGCACTCTGGGTCTCTCAAACCAGAGTACTAATTGGAGTAGATTGCCAGTGTTTACGAACTCACCCCATGACCAACATCAAAGTACGCCTCCAAGACACGAATCTAGTCTTTTCAGTTGCATTCTTAATGAGGCATAGAAATTGGCCATTACGGTCCCTCTTTAATTAGTACTTTGCATCAGTTGAATGACAATTGCTGGATTGAAGAATGCTTTTAATTTTACTTTGAACATTTTTGCTCCCTCTCCCCTACAGTTGTGATCCCTctcactgactcagaacacaaaATGCTGCCTGTACACTTTGCAGTGGACCCTGGGAAGGACTGGGAATGGGGAAAGGATGACACGGACAATGTCATGTTGGCAAGGTATGATCTGACTCATTGCACTTCAAATTGGGTCTGCATTACCCCCTCCAAAAACACACACGCAGTCACTATGTCCTCGTAGGACCTAATATCCTGTATTGGCCCTTGCTCCAGATTAGAGAGATGCTCGTCAGTCAGAATGAGATTAGCTCTAAATGCCTTCTATGATTGGAACAAGGGGGAATACAGAAATAGCCTGAAATAAAAATAACTGGATATTTATTCCACAGGATTAAGATTGGCTGTTGTTTCAACTGGAATGGTGTAAAAAAATAACTTAAATGGAATtaacacagtgccttcagaaagcattcaaactccttgactttttccatattttgtagcggaattatgtttttatacatttttactaattaataaaacaattaaaagtttaaatgtctttggccagtaagtattcaacccctttgttatggcaaccctaaataagttcaggaggaAACAtgttgcaataatagtgtttaacatgactacctcatctctgtaccccacacatacaattatctttaaggtctcttagtcgagcagtgaatttcaaacacagattcaaccacaaagaccagggacgtTTTTCAATGCCTTGCGAAGAAGAACGCCTTATGgtagatacattttttttatattaCAAAAAAGAGGCAGACATTGAATACCCCttggagcatggtgaagttattaattacactttggacggtttgtcaatacacccagtggaaaccgctcagggatttcactaggaggccaatggtgactttaaaactgttaaagtttaatggctgtgacagaaCTGAGGacagatcaacaacattgtagttattccacaataGTGCTGAGCGATTGGTGCTTTTTTAGGTCGTTTTGGTTTGATTATATAAAAATAATCATGTCTTGATTATTTGGGTTgaataaaacaatgaataaaaGTTCCATGATGGTAGTGGACTGTCCATTACTGCTTATCATTTATTCACATGACTTGACATGATAAtttttcagttgtgtatattacatttgttttatggCTTTATTTCATTCGAAGTCCTCATCTctgtagagctgctgtctgacaaaatcccAATTTGTTTTAGTTCTTcaaaggcatacttttatgactcctgtattttcaggtagagatagaAAGCAGCTGTTGCTTCGCTAGTCCAATCACGATCAAATATTCGTGTCTCTTCTGTAGCAGGTGTAAAAGAAAGACCGGAAAAGTAGAtgtgcaatggattatggtcattgtagttaattaccacatttTAAGTTCtaaaatatgtaaatatttgtctgctggaaactacaactcactactacatcgcacagttcaggctggatcagatttatctctagagaaactgcaaTGTGCGCATTGAGCTCACGGGAAAAATGGAtttcaaataattgaaccaacAACACGATTAGttcttttaaaaaacaaaaaataacttGTATTTAATTTCTCAGCACTACTCCCCTATACTAAACTAAAtggcagagtgaaaagaaggatgaCTAtatagaatacaaatattccaaaacatgcatcctgtttacaaaaaggcactaaagtaaaactgtaaAGAAAtttactttatgtcctgaatttgaagcattatgtttggggcaaatccaacaacacattactgagtaccgctcttcatattttcaagcatgatggtggctgcaTCCTGTTATGGGTATGCTGGTATTCAGCAAGGACTATTGAGttatttaggataaaaagaaacagaatagagctaagcacaggcaaaatcctagaggaaaacctgcttcagtttgctttccaacagacactggtagagaaattcaccttttagcattcaccttttagcaggacaataacctaaaacaatgccaaatatacactggagctgCTTACCAAGATAACATTGAATGtcagttacagttttgacttaaatcagcttgactatctatggcaagacttgaaaagggctgtctatcaatgatcaacaaccaacttgacagagcttgaagaataaactaataaaatgtgcaaatattgtacaatccaggtgtgcaaggCTCTTAAAGACCtaaccagaaagactcacggatgtaatcgctgccaaaagtgattctaacatgtattgactctggtgtgaatactttatggaaataaatgagcaaacatttctaaaaacgtggGGTATACCATTTGGGTtattgtgtgtggatgggtgagattatttaatccattttgaattccggcacaaaatgtggaataagtcaaggggtatgaatactttctgaaggcactgtacatagttTGCCAAATGGATTATAGAACAATTTGTATGGGGAATTATAATTTCAGCTTTCAGCATTTCTGACACAGTATTTATCCATTATCAAAGGTTACATAGTTTCAAGTGAGCCGTTTGGGCCTCAAGACTTGAACAGATGCCATGCCATTAGCCTAGTTTGAATAACTGTCATGTTTCCAGACATCACGTATGTAGCCTAGTTCTTATTTCCCTTTCTCTAAATGATGCATGTAATATTCTGGGAAGCAGCCCTTTCTCTAAAGGTTTCACCCAACATGGTGTTACTGTTAGGGGCACGACAAGGCGATTTCACCCTCCGTTTTGAACTTtgacctgtctgtcttcctccctcaGTGTGACCCTGTCCCTGGAGGCAAAGCTCCAGCTGCTACACAGCTACATGACTGTCACCTGGCTGCCCCTGCCCTGTGAGGTATCTTTCGTGTTCTCATTCGCTAAGGGGGAATCCTAACTCTTAACACACTTCCCTCAgtcatgcattgatgtcaatgggtGACTGTGACCATTTGAGTTGTCGGTTTGGATTCAGCCCTGGTTGCAGATAATTTGTAACAATAGCATACATGAACACCCCCTCTAAATTGTTCGTGAATGTGAAGCTGTGAAGCTTAGATCATATGTTACCTACCTGGTTACGTTTTTAGCATGTTGTAATGGATGGTTAAAttgaaatgaagagagagagatatatatatatatgctatttACTGTGTTACATAACTGTGTGGGTTTCTGTAATTATGTGGGTTGTAATTTTCTGTTTTGTTCTAGTCGCCAGTCATTCCCTCTGCTTCACAAACCCCATGTTGAAAACAAACCACCCATAAAATGACCTCACACTAAATGGTTTGAGGGGCCTTCCCGTGCATTCCAATCTAATGCTGGGAGTTAGAAAGAATATCAACCTCATGGCAATTTCACCGTTAACCTCTAGTGAGAAGTAGCAATAGACGGATCGCTGTTGAAGAGCTGAGGTATTCTGACTTTCCAATTAAAAACGAGGACGTTGGTGTTACAACTCTTCGGTTGTCACGGTTATGGGGCTTGGCAGAGAGGACCGTTTTGATAACTGTCCATTGTGTGAACTAGTGTCATCATTATCTTCATTGTAGGTCCCACCCTCTCCAATTATAGCATGTATATTTTCCTATAGAAATGGCAAAGAAGCTTTCTGAACCGAGTCATCTGcacctctcactcctgctcttaatctctctgttgctctctgcaTCACACACTCACACCCGCTCCCTATTTCGTTTTTATTTCTCTATAATTCATCATCGGTTTGTCTGTTCTTTCAGCAGGCACCTTTGGCTCAGCCCGAGTCCCCCACCGCCTCTGCAGGAGAGGACGCCCGCACCCCTCCCGACTCAGGAGAATCCGACAAGGAGTCGGTCAGCAGCAGCTCCAACGGTGATGCAATGACGACAGCAGGGGCTGCCAGCGCAGGTGGAGGTGTGTCGACTAAGaacagctcctcctcctccagctcgTCCAGTAACAGCTCGGCAACATTGACGACGGGTACGGGGGGAAAGGAAAAGCCCAAGaaggagaaagacaaagacaagAAAAGGGCTGACTCTGTGGCCAACAAGCTGGGCAGCTTCGGCAAGAGCCTGGGCAGTAAGCTTAAAAAGAATGTGGGCGGGCTGATGACGGGGAAGAATGCAGGAGTCGGCGGGGCCAAGCAGGAGGgcacagagaagaagaaaagttcGCTGAGGGGGCGGAAGGGCAGCAAGGACAGCTCGCCTTCGGCCCACGCCTCTGAGGACTCTGGGAAGGGCTCGCCGTCGTCGGGCAGTGAGCGTCAGAATGGCACGGGCGGTGGCAGCAGCGAGAGTGACCCGTATAAGTACAGTGCTGACGTGAAGGCGAGCCTGAGCATCCTGCGGGCGGCCATGCAGGGCGAGAGGAAGTTCATCTTCGCTGGCCTGCTCATCACCAGCAACCGCCAGCCCTTCCAGGAGGAGATGATCCAGCGCTACCTGTCTGACGCTGAGGAGCGCTTCCGGGTAGAGCAGGAGCAGCAGCGGAGAGAGGCAGAGCGGAAAGGAAGCACCAACGGCATCCAGCAGCCCAAGAAGGAGGCAACGACAGGCACAGAGGTGGGGTACCGCACCTATGAACCGAAAGAGGAGCTGGCTGAGAGCTCACCGCCCAACTTCAGCCACCTCAAGTCGTCCTCATTCAACCCCTCACTCTACTCCGGCGTGGTGCCCATCCCCCGGCCAACCTTCATGGACCAGCCGCCCTCCCCGGCCCCACTCACTCAGCACCCACACATGCACGGTTACATGGAGACGCGGCGCCAGCTTGCAGGTGGCTCCCCAGCCTCGTCTTATCCCGGGCTGCCTTCCTATGCCACCCTCCCCCGCCACTGCCCCATGGCGCAGGGCCCCCCTCACCCCCAGTACAACCCCCCGCAGGCACCGGTACCCCTCAGCCCCTTTCGCCTCATCCCCTCTTTCGCACCCTCATACCTCCCTGAGCACGACCCTCCAGACTACCCCACCCCAGAGCCTGTAGGCGGGGGCTACACTAACGGATTCCGGGACTTGCGCGCTGCCCTGGATGTTCCTCGCAGCGGGCCTCTCCCGGTCAGACACTACTCCCTGGGCAGCGCCGGAGGCCTGTCCAGCCGCTGCCGGACGCCCAGCTGCAACTACTACGGACACCCCGAGACGGGCAACTACTGCTCCTGCTGCTACCGAGAGGAGCTGAAGAGGAGGGAGACGGAGCCAGCCATCCACAGGTTCTGAACAAACGGACTGACCAGAACTGGCTTTGTGGCCACCAACCACAAGGAAACTGATGGATGAGGTTTCTTGCTATAGGACAATACAGAGCCTGGCCCTCTTATCGCATCACTTCCTTCTCTAAAggcaacactgtgtgtggagagcaTCCTGGACAGGATCAGTGCAGTGACTTCAGAGACTAGAGAGAAATGGGCTGTGGCGAGCGTTAGACAATAGGACTGTGCACATCTCTTACATTTGTTGTGGCTCTTATGCaggctgtatgt contains:
- the LOC118367461 gene encoding OTU domain-containing protein 7B-like, whose product is MTLDMDAVLSDFVRSTGAEPGLARDLLEGKNWDLTAALSDFEQLRQVHAGNLSYSFAEERTYPGPEKEMARVGRPLLHRQEEVLQGENSATEKRLSRGISHASSTIVSLARSHVSSTGNCSSEPLLDTPLCTFQLPDLTVYRDDFRGFIERDLIEQSMMVALEHSGRLNWWTRVGPNCQSLLPLATSGDGNCLLHAASLGMWGFHDRDLMLRKSLYALMDHGQERESLRRRWRWQQTLQNKESGLVYTEEEWQKEWNELLKLASSEPRIHYSTNGSNGTESSEEPVYESLEEFHVFVLAHVLRRPIVVVADTMLRDSGGEAFAPIPFGGIYLPLEVPAAKCHRSPLVLAYDQAHFSALVSMEQKDGSKEQVVIPLTDSEHKMLPVHFAVDPGKDWEWGKDDTDNVMLASVTLSLEAKLQLLHSYMTVTWLPLPCEQAPLAQPESPTASAGEDARTPPDSGESDKESVSSSSNGDAMTTAGAASAGGGVSTKNSSSSSSSSSNSSATLTTGTGGKEKPKKEKDKDKKRADSVANKLGSFGKSLGSKLKKNVGGLMTGKNAGVGGAKQEGTEKKKSSLRGRKGSKDSSPSAHASEDSGKGSPSSGSERQNGTGGGSSESDPYKYSADVKASLSILRAAMQGERKFIFAGLLITSNRQPFQEEMIQRYLSDAEERFRVEQEQQRREAERKGSTNGIQQPKKEATTGTEVGYRTYEPKEELAESSPPNFSHLKSSSFNPSLYSGVVPIPRPTFMDQPPSPAPLTQHPHMHGYMETRRQLAGGSPASSYPGLPSYATLPRHCPMAQGPPHPQYNPPQAPVPLSPFRLIPSFAPSYLPEHDPPDYPTPEPVGGGYTNGFRDLRAALDVPRSGPLPVRHYSLGSAGGLSSRCRTPSCNYYGHPETGNYCSCCYREELKRRETEPAIHRF